TGGATAGGAACAAGCGGCAACGGGATAAACTACTATAATGTGAAGAAAAATAAATTCCGTTCCTATCGTTCTGATGCAAATGATAATAAAGGTTTGAATCATCCAACTGTTCGTGCAATTTGTGAAGACCGGTTTGGCAATTTGTGGGTTGGTACGCGTGGTGGTGGTTTAAATTGTTACGATAAGAAAACCGAGAGGTTTATTTATTATACACACACTCCTCACGATAAACTCAGTTTGAGTAATAATTCAGTAATGGCTTTATTGAAAGATAAACAAGGTAATTTTTGGATTGGGACAGAAATGGGCGGGTTGGATTTATTCGACCGTGTGAATAATCGTTTTATCCATCATCATAATAATGTGAATGATACGAACAGTATAAGTTCCAACTACATTATGGCAATCTGTGAAGATCGAAAGGGGAATCTCTGGGTCGGGACGGCAGGCGACGGATTTAACATGTTCGACCCTAAGAATAAAAAATTCATCCGGTATAAAAGAACTGGAAAACATAGCGATGAATTGAGCGGTAATTACGTCTGGTCGATTATGGAAGATTCGGAGGGCTATTTGTGGATTGGAACATGGGGAGTGGGACTGAATAGATTTAATCCTGCGACAAGCACGTATAAAACTTATCGTTATGAGCCGGCTAACCTCGAATCTCTCAACAGCAATACTATTTTGTCAATTTATGAGGATGTTCGCGGAAACATTTGGATTGGTACAATGGGCGGGGGTTTAAATCGGTTTAATCGCGAGATGGAAACGTTTACGCACTATACACAAAAAGATGGATTACCGAATGATGTTGTGTATGGTATTTTAGAAGATGCAAATGGTAATTTGTGGCTTAGCACGAATAAAGGTTTATCTTGTTTTAATCCAACTACAATGGAGTTTAAAAATTACGATTTACACGATGGGCTGCAAAGTAACGAGTTCAATCAGGGGGCATACTTCAAAAGTAAAAACGGCGATTTGTTCTTTGGTGGCATTAATGGATTTAACTCTTTTCGTCCTACAGAAATCAAAAAAAACAATAACATCCCGCCTATCGTCATAACCGATTTTAAAGTTTTTGATAAACCGGTTCGGCTAAGCAGTTCTTTGGAAACAATAAATGAAATTCAGCTTTCTTACAAACAGAATTTCTTTTCATTCGAATTTGCAGCTTTGGATTATACGATTCCGGGAAAAAACGAATACATGTACATGCTCGAGGGATATGATAAGGATTGGATACATTCTGGAACAAGGCGCTATGCCGCATACACCAACTTAGACGGAGGAGATTTTGTATTTCGGGTTAAAGGGAGTAACAACGATGGTGTTTGGAATAATGAAGGCAGGTCGGTAAAAATAATTATTACGCCACCATATTGGGAAACCTGGTGGGCGCGAGTTATTATCGCTCTCTTTGTTATTACTTTAGGATATTCGTTCTATCGAATACGAACGGCTAAAATGAATAAAGAAAAAATTACCCAGCAGGAATTATCAAAAAAATTCATCGAGTTTCAGGAACACGAAAGGAAACGGATAGCAAGCGAGCTTCATGATAGTCTCGGACAAAATTTATTGATTATCAAAAATGCGCTTCATCAATGCGAGGGGAATGTCACCGCTCGTAATCTTACTATGGAAGAGCTGCACGATATTTCAGAGCTTGCCCAGGAATCGATAGATGAGGTTCGGGAAATATCATACGACCTTCACCCACATACACTTGATCGTCTCGGTTTACGTAAGGCAATTCAATCGTGCGTGAAAAAATTTAT
The Bacteroidota bacterium DNA segment above includes these coding regions:
- a CDS encoding two-component regulator propeller domain-containing protein — translated: MHPWNNIVFFSIYLFTFQAAICQIEEINFDRLTVNDGLSQSTVNAILQDRYGYMWFGTQDGLNRYDGYDFVVYKHDKDDSTSISDNWIWYIYEDQAGEMWVGTYNGGLNRHDRNKNEFIRYNYQRTDSNSLSANNVTCIAEDKKGTIWVGTWGGGLNRFDRNLNKFTRLGIDSKISKSLSNINVRCMIVDSEGFLWIGTWDGLNVYNPITQQFTHYKYYKNDPKSISGDRIINIFEDQNRNIWISTYAEGLNRFNREKNEFSRFHIGSNNVGQIAEDKDGILWIATRGDGLIRLNAESGKSSAISSDSRNYYGLSDETVYSVFADRLGGIWIGTSGNGINYYNVKKNKFRSYRSDANDNKGLNHPTVRAICEDRFGNLWVGTRGGGLNCYDKKTERFIYYTHTPHDKLSLSNNSVMALLKDKQGNFWIGTEMGGLDLFDRVNNRFIHHHNNVNDTNSISSNYIMAICEDRKGNLWVGTAGDGFNMFDPKNKKFIRYKRTGKHSDELSGNYVWSIMEDSEGYLWIGTWGVGLNRFNPATSTYKTYRYEPANLESLNSNTILSIYEDVRGNIWIGTMGGGLNRFNREMETFTHYTQKDGLPNDVVYGILEDANGNLWLSTNKGLSCFNPTTMEFKNYDLHDGLQSNEFNQGAYFKSKNGDLFFGGINGFNSFRPTEIKKNNNIPPIVITDFKVFDKPVRLSSSLETINEIQLSYKQNFFSFEFAALDYTIPGKNEYMYMLEGYDKDWIHSGTRRYAAYTNLDGGDFVFRVKGSNNDGVWNNEGRSVKIIITPPYWETWWARVIIALFVITLGYSFYRIRTAKMNKEKITQQELSKKFIEFQEHERKRIASELHDSLGQNLLIIKNALHQCEGNVTARNLTMEELHDISELAQESIDEVREISYDLHPHTLDRLGLRKAIQSCVKKFIQVSPIQFTYDADEIDKLFSQIEEIHIFRIIQEALNNVVKHSGASECNVSVKHKDGILNIQITDNGKGFEVDTVLIKGKNNEGFGISNIIERVKLLKGEIAVKSSPNNGAAIYIKIPIT